CTGAAATCGATCCTGGCATGGCTGCCATATTGAGAGTCTTGGGAGAACTAACGGATGAACTGCGCCGTTCCATCGATTTTTACCTCAATCAAAGTGAAAATTTGGAAGTAGCGCAGATTTTATTAGCTGGGCCGGGAGGTGGACTGCAACAGCTAGATGAATTTTTTACTCAACGATTGAGCTTGCCAACTACCCAAATAGATCCAATCGGGGCTTTGTCTTTGGATGTTGACACTGAGAAATATCCACAGGTACAACGCTCTGGTTTAGCGATCGTACTCGGTCTAGGAATGCGGGAGGTGTAACAAAATGTACAGCCTAGATGTTAATTTTCTTAAAGACCGCCCAGCATACCAGAAAAAGCCTGAGGGAAAGGGAGGAATAGCCTTCAAGTTTCCTACGGGGGATTTGACACTAGTGTATGTGGGAGTTGCAGTAGGTATAGGTCTTCCAGCTTTATTGGGAGTTAGTTGGTGGTTATTGCAAGGGAAGATTGTGGAATTGGAGGGGACAGTTGCACAACTAGATCAGGAAAGCAAGAGGTTAGATACAGAAATCGGAAATCTTAACAAAATTAAAGCCGAAACGAAGTCAGTTAAAGAGGAGACTCAAGCTTTAGTCACTGTATTTGACCAGATTCGTCCTTGGTCGGCAATGCTGCAAGATTTGCGCGATCGCATCCCCGCACCAGTACAAATTAAGAGCATTAAGCAAATGCCACCCATTGCGGTAGTGGCAGGTCAGCCACCAAATAATCCCGCTGGGGGATTAGAAATTACCGGATTGGCTCGTTCTTTTAATGATGTCAATGATTTCTTATTGAGTTTACAACAGTCTCAGTTTTTGAAGCCCACAGAAACCAGAATTATCACCGCAGGATTAGTAGATGCCCCTTTACCTCCAAGTGTGGGTAAACCTGCTAATGGTGTAATAATTACGCCACCACAAGTAGTTGAATACACTATTCAGTCCAGCATGAACGATGTTCCAGCTTCCGAATTAATTCGGGAGTTGGAGAAAAAAGGCACAGTGGGGTTAGTGACTCGAATTCGTAGTATCCAACAAACAGGAGTCATTCTAAAATGACGCTGAGTGATGATTTAAATTTTGGCGAACAAGGTGGGGAATTCGAGCAGGCAACGCCAGCATCCCCCGTGGTCTTTGGTATTGCTTTTACACCAAAAATTATTGGGATTTTGGTGGGGGTAATTGGTTTAGGGATAGCAGGTTATATATTGGTAAACTTGCTGATGCCAGCTTGGGAAAACTATCAGCAGCAGCAAGCCAAAACCTCAGAACTACAAGGGCAAATTGAGCAAAAAAAAGCCAATATCAAACAGATTGATAAACTTAAAGACGAACTAGCGCAGGCAAAGCAGCAAAAAGTTCAGGTTTTAGGTTTATTTGCTAACGAAAAAAGCTTAGATACATTGTTGTTGGATTTGAACCGCTTAATTGAGTCTGGCAATACTCCAACCTCTATTAGTACGGTAAGAGCCAAACTGAATAAATTCACGCCAGTTTCCCAAAAACCAGAACCCGTTGCCGATGGAAGTCTAGGACTACAGGTTGACAACAAGCTAAAACGCAGCAGTATCAATGCCCAAATTACAGGAACTTATGAACAAACACAATCGATAATTCGTAACATTGAGCGGTTACAGCCTTTGTTAATAGTTAAAGATTATCAATCAACTTTGGCTCCAGCCGAAGCAAGATCTCCATCAGATAAAAGTCGGGTACGGGTTGGCCCAGCAGCGATTAATACATCATTCCAGCTACAGGTATTGATGCCACTTAGTCCAGAAGAAATAGCAGCGGCAGCGGCTAAAGCTGCCCCGAAAAAGTAGTTAGGAATGAGAAGTTAGGAATGAGAAGTTAGGAATTATGAATTACGAATTATCATTCCTAACTATTCACTCCTAACTCATAACTATTCACTCCTAACTCCCAACTTCTCATAATTGTTTGTAAACAAGGTTTTTATCAGGTGAGGAATGAACTGTGAAACAGCTTCACGGTAATAGTTTTATTTTAGGTACTGCCGCTTTTGTCTTTTTGGCAAGTCAACCAGTTTGGGCACAAATTAGTCAAGTGACTGATGTCCAATTAAATCCAGTTGATGGTGGAATTAGCGTTGCTTTGAAAACTTCTTCAGGGTCGCGCCCCCAAGTTTTCACTACGAAAAGAGGCAAAGCTTTAGTCGCAGATGTTATCAATACTCAATTACGATTACCACAAGGTAATAGCTTTCGTCAAGATACCCCAGCACCAGGAATTGCGTCTGTCGAGGTTAGTCAGCTTGATGCCAATAGCATTCGGGTAACGGTAACTGGTAGCAACAACACACCTAACAGTCAACCAGTGGTGCGATCGCCAAATGGAATTACACTCAGCTTTAGCCCATCGGCAGGCAATATAGCATCAGCACCTACGCCAACAGCACCAACATCTACAGCACCGCCTCTTACTACTCCAGCCCAACCTGGTCAAAACTCAGGTGTTCTCGTTCCCAACCCCCAAGTCACCATTGACGGACAACCTGCACAAGCTGCCGGTCCAGGTCAACCTCTGAGTCAGGCTCCACCTTTCTTACCCAGAGCCGTCGCCCCACCAGTGGGAGATATTGCTATTTCTGCTATCGATGCTTCTCCTAGCACTATTGACTTGGGAAGTCAGGAACGCGTTCCTCGTTTAGTGCTGCGAGATGCGCCGGTGCGTGAGGTTTTGTCATTGCTTGCCCGTGCTGCTAATTTGAACTTGGCTTATATCGGAGGCGATCAAGCTGCTGGAGGTCAAGGTGGTGCAGCAGCACCAGCAATCTCTCAAACAATCTCCCTAGATATCGAAAATGAGCCAGTGCAAGATGTGTTTAACTACGTCTTGCGTCTGAGTGGTTTAGAGGCTAATCGCAGTAATCGCACAATTTTTGTTGGGCCTAAACTACCCAATTCTACACGAGACATGGTTATGCGTAACCTGCGACTCAATCAGGTAACAGTCGATGTTGCCCTAAACTTTTTGGTCGGCTTGGGAGCAGAAAGTGCTGTCAGCCGAGAACGACAAGTTACCAGTGTTAGTGCTGTGGCTGTTGGGAATGCAGCTGCTCCCATCACCCAAACTCAAACGACCACGGAAACCAAAATTGAACGTCTAACCCTTGAGGACTCTAAATACACAACGCCTTTACTCCGAGGTCTACAGGCATTAGGAGACCAGCGTACTAATTCTTTGACCTTGATTGGTCCTCCCCGACTAGTTGAGATGGCGATGACTCAACTAACTCAGCTTGATATCCGTCGTCGTCAAGTGGTAGTTAACGTCAAGATTATCGATGTTAATCTCAATAACACCCAAGACTACAACACTAGCTTTTCTTTTGGGCTTGGCAACAACTATTTTACCAATGATGGAGGTGCGGCATCTCTGAATTTTGGTGGTTCCAGACCAGCTACTAGTTCTGAAGTAGCAAATAGTGTGACTGAGACACCTAATATTACCAATCCCCTTAGTACCGGAAATATTTTTGTTAGCCCAACAGCTACTGCTGGCGCAAGCTCTAATCCACTACAACCAGGTATCACAGCAATTACACCAGCAACAGCGACGACCCCTCCAACAATCACATACGGCTTGCCAAGTCTGTACCAATTCCCTAAACGGCTTCTCAGTAGTTTGCAAGCTCAAGTGACAAATGGTAATGCCAAAATTTTGACTGATCCAACCCTAATTGTACAAGAAGGTCAGCAAGCACTTGTCAATTTGACCCAGGAAGTGGTAGGAAACATAACCATCCAAACGACGGATACTTCTGGTGGTTCTAGGACAGAAAGAAAAATTGATAAACAAAAGGTTGGCTTAACCTTGAGTGTGAAAATTGATCGGATTGACGATAATGGGTTCGTTTCTCTATCGGTTGCTCCTACTGTTAGCGCTCCTTCAGCCTCACAAGATATAGGAAATGGAAGTATTATTTTAGTGTCTGAGCGTTCCCTTACTTCTGGCTTAATTCGCTTACGAGATGGTCAAACGCTCATTCTTTCCGGCATCATTCAAGACCAAGACCGATCAACTATCTCCAAGATTCCTATTTTGGGCGATCTTCCCCTGATTGGTGCGCTGTTTAGAAAGACAAATAGATCCAACCAGCGCAATGAAGTGGTTGTATTACTCACACCTCAAATCATGGACGACTCTCAGAACTCCTCCTACGGCTATAACTACAACCCCAGTCCAGAGGTACGGCAAATCCTTGAACGTCGAGGTTTGAAGCTTCCTAGTAGGTAAGAAAAGTAATGGTTTGGTGAGTCATCTCTCAATACGGTTCGACTAAAGGGGAAAGGTTTTGAATACATCCTTTGCCCTTTTCGTTTTTCCCCCGTCTTGTATTACGTCATGGTTTACTGCGAGGTAACAAACATCTGTTGCACCAACTTAAAACAAAAACTGCTTTGCGCTATTGTTTGGTGACACCTTTTTTGCTTCTGTTTGAAATTTTGACAAATAGAGAACTTGACATTGCACCAGTGCATTCTATTCTCTGTTTTATGACCATACCCACTACCAACCGTTTTATTTTCAAGGCAGGTCATACAAAGGCTAAGGAATAAGAATTAAATAATATACAATTTATGTCCCTGGTTTACCTCACACTCAATCCCTCTCCTCATACCTTATAAAGGCTACCGTGTACACACAAATCGGAGTTACTTTGAGCCTTTGGAAAGGCTACAGTGTATACACAAGTTATCGAATCACAACTAGTCTGTCGAATTATCCCACCCTAACCCTCCCCTTATAAAGGCTACGGTGTACACACAAATATTAAAATTCCCCCTAGTACTTGGTTTCGTCATCTAGCAATAGGATTGTGCGATCGCTCCGAAAGCTTAGGGATAGACGACGAAACCAAGTGTGAGGTGTAATTTCAAGACTTGTGTGTACACCATAGCCTTTGGAGAGACTTTGAATTTTCCCGCTTTTCGCGTCGGGAAGGGGGTTAGTTTTTTTTAGATGACGTGAAAAGTTAGTTATTTTTTAATGTCAATCCAAAGATTCCATTAACTCAATACACTTGTGCATCTGCTGGCGAACCGTTTCCCGATCGGCATGAAACCTTCGTCCATGACCTGGTAGCACCCATTCAAAAGAGTAATTAGCTAAGTTACGCATTGATTTAGTCTGTTCTGACCAAGAATACCAGCAGAAACCGTGGAATGCAGCCAGTTGGTGCAAGCTTTCTGACCAAGCGAGATGGTCGCCAGTGAACAGAAACTTATTTTTATAGAGTAGGACTGTTTGTCCTTTGGTGTGACCGGGGACTGGGATAATTAATAAATCTGGAGTCAAGGCAAATGGTTCAGAACCAGTTAGCTGTATTTCTACATTGCGAG
This Nostoc sp. C052 DNA region includes the following protein-coding sequences:
- a CDS encoding PilN domain-containing protein, which encodes MYSLDVNFLKDRPAYQKKPEGKGGIAFKFPTGDLTLVYVGVAVGIGLPALLGVSWWLLQGKIVELEGTVAQLDQESKRLDTEIGNLNKIKAETKSVKEETQALVTVFDQIRPWSAMLQDLRDRIPAPVQIKSIKQMPPIAVVAGQPPNNPAGGLEITGLARSFNDVNDFLLSLQQSQFLKPTETRIITAGLVDAPLPPSVGKPANGVIITPPQVVEYTIQSSMNDVPASELIRELEKKGTVGLVTRIRSIQQTGVILK
- a CDS encoding pilus assembly protein PilO, with the translated sequence MTLSDDLNFGEQGGEFEQATPASPVVFGIAFTPKIIGILVGVIGLGIAGYILVNLLMPAWENYQQQQAKTSELQGQIEQKKANIKQIDKLKDELAQAKQQKVQVLGLFANEKSLDTLLLDLNRLIESGNTPTSISTVRAKLNKFTPVSQKPEPVADGSLGLQVDNKLKRSSINAQITGTYEQTQSIIRNIERLQPLLIVKDYQSTLAPAEARSPSDKSRVRVGPAAINTSFQLQVLMPLSPEEIAAAAAKAAPKK
- a CDS encoding type IV pilus secretin family protein, giving the protein MKQLHGNSFILGTAAFVFLASQPVWAQISQVTDVQLNPVDGGISVALKTSSGSRPQVFTTKRGKALVADVINTQLRLPQGNSFRQDTPAPGIASVEVSQLDANSIRVTVTGSNNTPNSQPVVRSPNGITLSFSPSAGNIASAPTPTAPTSTAPPLTTPAQPGQNSGVLVPNPQVTIDGQPAQAAGPGQPLSQAPPFLPRAVAPPVGDIAISAIDASPSTIDLGSQERVPRLVLRDAPVREVLSLLARAANLNLAYIGGDQAAGGQGGAAAPAISQTISLDIENEPVQDVFNYVLRLSGLEANRSNRTIFVGPKLPNSTRDMVMRNLRLNQVTVDVALNFLVGLGAESAVSRERQVTSVSAVAVGNAAAPITQTQTTTETKIERLTLEDSKYTTPLLRGLQALGDQRTNSLTLIGPPRLVEMAMTQLTQLDIRRRQVVVNVKIIDVNLNNTQDYNTSFSFGLGNNYFTNDGGAASLNFGGSRPATSSEVANSVTETPNITNPLSTGNIFVSPTATAGASSNPLQPGITAITPATATTPPTITYGLPSLYQFPKRLLSSLQAQVTNGNAKILTDPTLIVQEGQQALVNLTQEVVGNITIQTTDTSGGSRTERKIDKQKVGLTLSVKIDRIDDNGFVSLSVAPTVSAPSASQDIGNGSIILVSERSLTSGLIRLRDGQTLILSGIIQDQDRSTISKIPILGDLPLIGALFRKTNRSNQRNEVVVLLTPQIMDDSQNSSYGYNYNPSPEVRQILERRGLKLPSR